In Zingiber officinale cultivar Zhangliang chromosome 1A, Zo_v1.1, whole genome shotgun sequence, a genomic segment contains:
- the LOC122001617 gene encoding transcriptional regulator SUPERMAN-like has protein sequence MERKGKEPWMEVVCSNPLMVGGGFSIWPPRSYFCSFCKREFKSAQALGGHMNVHRRDRARLRQPQSQPQRLPLPLFDLDFPKPNDLINLLPTPPGPAPAAKEMMIPINVPPLVHFSTAADELRKAVDVTVKELLVEEGESGGTMLPKGREVVRLELEIGIFGGRAVHEKAEEEEEEDLDLELRLGFV, from the coding sequence ATGGAGAGGAAGGGGAAGGAGCCATGGATGGAGGTGGTGTGCAGCAATCCTCTGATGGTGGGAGGAGGCTTCTCCATTTGGCCTCCGAGGTCCTACTTTTGTAGCTTCTGCAAGAGGGAGTTCAAGTCAGCTCAGGCACTTGGAGGACACATGAATGTGCATAGAAGGGACAGGGCCAGGCTAAGACAGCCGCAGTCGCAGCCGCAGCGCCTACCTCTGCCTCTTTTTGACCTGGATTTTCCTAAACCTAATGACCTCATCAACCTCCTGCCAACGCCTCCAGGCCCTGCTCCTGCAGCCAAGGAGATGATGATCCCCATCAATGTTCCTCCTCTGGTGCATTTCTCGACCGCCGCCGACGAGTTGAGGAAAGCCGTGGACGTGACTGTGAAGGAGCTCCTCGTGGAAGAAGGCGAGAGCGGAGGGACAATGCTGCCGAAGGGAAGAGAAGTTGTGAGGCTGGAGTTGGAGATCGGAATCTTCGGCGGCCGTGCTGTTCATGAAAAggcggaagaggaagaagaggaggatcttGACTTGGAACTTCGTCTGGGATTTGTCTAG